A region from the Phycisphaerales bacterium genome encodes:
- the modA gene encoding molybdate ABC transporter substrate-binding protein has translation MRVLRDWIARGACLIVGAGGVLLGACGEQGAKHSERGPQHDDPHEVTLHVMAAASLEGAFREIADAFERSQNLGAVHDAPGTNGPATDGRDHGDSRVVHTPRKVVISLSLAGSQHLVTQLEHGAPADVLALAGWKPMDRAQSAKLVDETTVGVFAHNTLAILVPKANPAKVTGLGDLSRPGVSIVVAEKAVPLGAYTRELLVAARTNENYGPAFVEAMESNIVSYEQSVSGVVSKIALGEADAGIAYSSDASGGNAARITVLPLPPGLAPRADYPIAVTTSASESSLARVFVEFLNTDEARRILTEHGFELQDTSDPSEEP, from the coding sequence ATGCGAGTGTTGCGCGACTGGATTGCGCGTGGGGCGTGTCTGATCGTGGGCGCGGGTGGGGTTCTCCTTGGCGCGTGCGGCGAGCAGGGCGCGAAGCACTCCGAGCGGGGACCTCAACACGATGACCCCCACGAGGTCACCCTGCACGTGATGGCGGCGGCGTCGCTGGAGGGAGCCTTCCGCGAGATTGCGGACGCCTTTGAGCGGTCGCAGAATCTCGGAGCCGTCCACGATGCCCCGGGCACGAATGGCCCGGCGACCGATGGACGCGATCATGGAGACTCGCGAGTCGTACACACACCGCGGAAGGTTGTGATCTCGTTGAGCCTCGCCGGGAGTCAGCATCTCGTCACGCAACTCGAGCATGGTGCACCCGCCGATGTGCTCGCGTTGGCGGGTTGGAAACCGATGGACAGGGCCCAGAGCGCGAAACTCGTGGACGAGACGACGGTCGGCGTCTTTGCTCACAACACCCTTGCGATTCTTGTGCCCAAAGCGAATCCCGCGAAGGTCACGGGGCTTGGCGATCTCTCCAGGCCCGGCGTGTCGATCGTGGTGGCTGAGAAGGCCGTGCCGCTGGGTGCCTACACGCGCGAGTTGTTGGTTGCCGCTCGAACGAACGAGAACTATGGGCCTGCCTTTGTCGAGGCGATGGAGTCGAACATCGTGTCCTATGAGCAGAGCGTCTCTGGCGTGGTGTCAAAGATCGCACTCGGCGAGGCCGATGCGGGTATTGCCTATTCGAGTGATGCGAGCGGCGGCAACGCGGCACGGATCACGGTCTTGCCTCTACCCCCCGGGCTTGCGCCACGTGCCGACTATCCCATCGCGGTGACCACCTCAGCGAGTGAGTCCTCGCTCGCCCGGGTGTTCGTCGAGTTTCTCAACACTGATGAGGCGCGAAGGATCCTCACAGAGCACGGTTTCGAACTCCAAGATACAAGCGATCCATCGGAGGAGCCGTGA